One segment of bacterium DNA contains the following:
- the amrS gene encoding AmmeMemoRadiSam system radical SAM enzyme — translation MKEAFLYEKKDDFVECHLCSHRCRIKQGKRGICGVRENRDGILYSLVHNLACSCNIDPIEKKPFFHFLPGSYSLSVATVGCNLACKFCQNWTISQAPKDEDGIFGEELPPSRIVKTAKVKGCKSISYTYTEPTIFFEYAFETANIAKKEGLYNNFVTNGYMSPEALKMIAPYLDAANVDLKGDDNFYKTLCNARQEPVLSSIRLMKELGIWVEITTLLIPEKNTSSGILSDIAKFIKEVGEETPWHISRFHPNYKMLDIPPTPISFIERAREIGKNAGLRYVYSGNIPGDPGENTYCYQCKEPIINRIGFSVLSNSLKDGVCPNCKAKIDGIFE, via the coding sequence ATGAAAGAGGCTTTTCTTTATGAAAAAAAAGATGATTTTGTAGAATGCCATCTATGTAGCCATAGGTGTAGAATAAAACAGGGGAAAAGGGGAATTTGCGGGGTAAGGGAGAATAGAGATGGCATCCTTTATAGCCTTGTCCATAACCTTGCTTGCTCCTGTAATATTGACCCAATTGAGAAAAAGCCATTCTTTCATTTTCTTCCTGGCTCATATTCTCTCTCTGTTGCTACTGTTGGATGCAATTTGGCTTGCAAATTTTGTCAGAATTGGACAATATCGCAAGCTCCAAAGGATGAAGATGGAATATTTGGAGAGGAATTGCCTCCTTCAAGAATAGTTAAAACGGCGAAGGTAAAAGGTTGTAAAAGCATATCCTATACATACACAGAACCAACCATATTCTTTGAATACGCCTTTGAAACAGCAAATATTGCAAAAAAAGAGGGGCTTTATAACAATTTTGTAACAAATGGATATATGAGCCCTGAAGCCCTAAAGATGATTGCTCCATACCTTGATGCGGCAAATGTTGACCTAAAGGGAGATGATAATTTTTATAAAACCCTTTGCAATGCAAGACAAGAACCTGTCCTTTCATCCATAAGGTTAATGAAAGAGCTTGGGATTTGGGTTGAGATAACAACCCTCCTCATTCCAGAAAAAAACACATCATCTGGAATACTTTCTGATATTGCAAAATTTATTAAGGAAGTTGGAGAGGAGACGCCCTGGCATATCTCAAGGTTTCATCCAAATTACAAGATGCTTGATATCCCACCAACACCCATTTCTTTTATTGAAAGAGCAAGAGAAATTGGGAAAAATGCTGGCTTAAGGTATGTCTATTCTGGAAATATACCAGGAGACCCAGGGGAAAATACATATTGCTATCAATGTAAAGAACCCATTATTAATAGAATTGGCTTCTCTGTCCTTTCCAATAGCTTAAAGGATGGAGTCTGCCCTAATTGCAAAGCAAAGATAGATGGGATTTTTGAATGA
- a CDS encoding nucleoside-diphosphate kinase, translating to MKERTIVNIYSEALERSITGAILSMIRFMAEENKPITFIGADIYRLTKELASDFCKTLTQRKTKDEQEIQDAFKKMLLDENFNKSKYNVRRIFNLVIEGDDVIERINNLVGDIRHRNGTTILGKFGFFYREKDKIISEFPVSCPSCKEEAEKQINLFWNKYKYLGSPVSGAIKYPKEKIKDVEESVVIIKPNAFDKPYDPRIGDVIDILSKTGMFIIAAKIQMPEKEQMEEFYAPHKGKYFFEALINFMSKKRSLALLYEGIGARKKIRDVAMSIVRDNYTDSLTENTIHTSDNEQDFIREKKALDFGTNVLLPE from the coding sequence ATGAAAGAAAGAACAATTGTAAATATTTATTCAGAAGCATTGGAGAGGTCTATTACGGGAGCAATCCTTAGCATGATAAGGTTTATGGCAGAGGAAAATAAACCCATTACCTTTATTGGTGCTGATATCTATAGATTAACAAAAGAATTAGCATCTGATTTTTGTAAAACCCTGACACAAAGGAAAACAAAGGATGAGCAGGAAATTCAGGATGCCTTTAAAAAAATGCTTCTTGACGAAAATTTTAATAAGAGCAAATATAATGTAAGGAGGATATTTAACCTTGTTATTGAAGGAGATGATGTAATTGAGAGGATAAACAATCTTGTTGGTGATATAAGGCATAGAAATGGAACAACAATCCTTGGAAAATTTGGATTCTTTTATAGGGAGAAAGATAAAATAATATCAGAGTTTCCTGTTTCTTGTCCTTCTTGCAAAGAAGAGGCAGAGAAACAAATTAACCTTTTTTGGAATAAATACAAGTATTTAGGAAGTCCTGTAAGTGGTGCGATAAAATACCCTAAAGAAAAAATAAAGGATGTAGAGGAAAGTGTTGTGATAATTAAACCAAATGCCTTTGATAAACCCTATGACCCAAGAATTGGCGATGTTATAGACATCCTTTCAAAGACAGGTATGTTTATTATTGCGGCAAAGATTCAAATGCCAGAAAAAGAGCAGATGGAGGAATTTTATGCCCCACATAAGGGTAAGTATTTCTTTGAAGCCTTGATAAATTTTATGAGCAAAAAGAGGTCTTTGGCATTGCTCTATGAAGGTATAGGTGCAAGAAAAAAGATAAGGGATGTGGCGATGAGCATTGTCCGTGATAACTATACAGATTCCCTTACTGAAAATACAATTCATACCTCAGATAATGAACAAGATTTCATAAGGGAAAAGAAAGCCCTTGATTTTGGAACAAATGTGTTGTTGCCAGAATGA
- the ruvB gene encoding Holliday junction branch migration DNA helicase RuvB, whose amino-acid sequence MKEITSPEADFEEKESENSLRPRDFSEFIGQNRLVENLKIFIEAAKKRNEPLDHTLFSGPPGLGKTTLAGIIGKEMKSNILSTSGPILERPGDLASILTNLKEFDCLFIDEIHRINKAVSELLYSAMEDFNIDILLGKGASARSIKLSLPKFTLIGATTRQGMLTSPLRNRFGISEVVSFYSIDDLFSIILRSSRILNIETEKDATHLIAKRGRGTPRIANRLLRRIRDYAQVKGTGRITRQIAEETLERLEVDRFGLDSMDRRILDILINKFQGRAIGIKTLSASLEEDERTISEVYEPYLLKIGFIERTPKGRKPTESAIAYLNQ is encoded by the coding sequence ATGAAAGAAATAACATCGCCAGAGGCAGATTTTGAGGAAAAGGAGAGCGAGAATTCTTTAAGGCCAAGGGATTTTTCTGAGTTTATAGGACAAAACAGGCTTGTTGAGAACCTTAAGATATTTATTGAAGCAGCAAAGAAAAGGAATGAGCCCTTAGACCATACCCTTTTTTCAGGTCCACCTGGCTTGGGAAAGACAACATTGGCAGGGATTATAGGAAAAGAGATGAAAAGCAATATCCTTTCAACATCAGGGCCAATATTGGAGCGCCCCGGAGATTTAGCCTCTATACTTACAAATTTAAAGGAGTTTGATTGCCTATTTATTGATGAAATACATAGGATAAACAAGGCTGTTTCTGAGCTTTTATACTCTGCTATGGAGGATTTTAACATTGATATTTTGCTTGGAAAGGGAGCATCTGCGAGGAGTATAAAACTTTCCCTTCCAAAATTTACCCTGATTGGAGCTACAACAAGGCAGGGTATGCTTACCTCACCTTTAAGGAATAGATTTGGAATATCAGAGGTTGTTTCTTTTTATTCAATAGATGATCTCTTTTCTATTATTCTTCGCTCTTCTCGTATTTTAAATATAGAAACAGAAAAAGATGCTACCCATTTGATAGCAAAAAGGGGAAGGGGAACACCAAGGATTGCAAATAGGCTTTTAAGAAGAATAAGGGATTATGCACAGGTAAAAGGCACAGGAAGGATAACAAGACAGATAGCAGAGGAAACATTAGAAAGGCTTGAGGTTGATAGATTTGGCCTTGATTCTATGGATAGAAGGATTCTTGATATTTTGATAAATAAATTCCAAGGAAGGGCTATTGGAATAAAAACCCTCTCTGCTTCATTAGAGGAGGATGAAAGGACAATAAGTGAGGTATATGAACCATATCTTTTAAAAATAGGTTTTATAGAAAGAACACCAAAGGGAAGAAAGCCAACAGAATCTGCAATTGCCTATCTAAATCAATGA
- the ruvA gene encoding Holliday junction branch migration protein RuvA: MIDFIKGKVAIKTPTYVTIDVSGIGYGFIISLNTFSSLPEKGCEARLFAYTIIKDEKIQLFGFISERERELFLTLISITGIGPKIALRILSEITPDNLGKIIQKGSVSSLSKIKGIGEKTAKRIILELSNRLVEKEDKDLENSCIQALISLGYSKKEAGNACERALTKNPKDLEELIKEALK, from the coding sequence ATGATTGACTTTATAAAGGGAAAGGTTGCTATAAAAACACCAACATATGTTACAATTGATGTATCTGGCATTGGATATGGCTTTATTATCTCATTAAACACATTCTCAAGCCTTCCAGAAAAAGGATGTGAGGCAAGGCTTTTTGCCTATACAATAATTAAGGATGAGAAGATTCAATTGTTTGGGTTTATTAGTGAAAGAGAGAGGGAACTATTTTTAACCCTCATATCCATTACTGGAATTGGTCCAAAGATAGCCTTAAGGATTCTATCAGAGATAACACCAGATAATTTAGGAAAAATTATCCAAAAGGGAAGCGTATCTTCCCTTTCCAAGATAAAGGGAATAGGAGAAAAAACAGCAAAGAGGATTATCCTTGAGCTTTCAAATAGACTAGTAGAAAAGGAAGATAAGGATTTAGAAAATTCTTGCATCCAAGCCCTTATTTCTCTGGGCTATTCAAAAAAAGAGGCAGGCAATGCTTGCGAAAGGGCGTTGACAAAAAATCCAAAAGACCTTGAGGAATTGATAAAAGAGGCGTTAAAATAA
- a CDS encoding isocitrate/isopropylmalate dehydrogenase family protein — MKITLINGDGIGPEVVSSCQRVIDATGADIEWEEIPLEFKDNAPIMDGILESIRKNKTCLKGPITTPVGYGFTSVNVSLRKALDLYAGVRPARSFLNKTDITIIRENTEGLYTGIEFSVGGSACAIRTITKEGSERIIKFAFEYARKNNRKKVTCVHKANILKLTCGLFLKTAKEIAPLYPDIEFEDKLVDNTCMQLVKKPEGFDVIVTTNLFGDIISDLCAGLIGGLGVAPGANIGDNFAVFEPVHGSCPKYAGLNIANPIATILSGAMMLKYLKKANCAEKIEKAISSIMEKGILPKDLGGDYSLSQVTEEIINNCNYSATDENSRKNRTRMIRI, encoded by the coding sequence ATGAAAATAACATTGATAAATGGTGACGGCATAGGACCTGAGGTTGTAAGTTCATGCCAAAGGGTTATTGATGCAACAGGAGCTGATATAGAGTGGGAAGAGATTCCTTTAGAATTTAAGGATAACGCTCCTATAATGGATGGAATTTTAGAATCCATAAGAAAAAATAAGACCTGTCTTAAAGGACCAATAACAACGCCTGTTGGCTATGGATTTACATCGGTTAATGTCTCCTTAAGAAAGGCATTAGACCTCTATGCAGGGGTAAGACCAGCAAGGTCATTTTTAAATAAAACAGATATTACAATTATTCGTGAGAATACAGAGGGGTTATATACAGGGATTGAGTTTTCTGTAGGAGGTTCTGCTTGTGCCATAAGGACAATAACAAAAGAGGGCTCGGAAAGGATAATAAAATTTGCCTTTGAATATGCAAGGAAGAATAATAGGAAAAAGGTAACCTGCGTCCATAAGGCAAATATTCTAAAGCTAACCTGCGGCTTATTTCTAAAAACAGCCAAAGAGATTGCACCCCTTTACCCTGATATTGAATTTGAGGATAAGCTAGTTGATAATACCTGTATGCAATTAGTAAAAAAGCCAGAAGGCTTTGATGTTATTGTAACAACAAACCTATTTGGAGACATTATCTCAGACCTATGTGCTGGGCTTATTGGAGGGCTTGGTGTAGCACCAGGGGCAAACATTGGAGATAACTTTGCTGTATTTGAGCCTGTTCATGGAAGTTGCCCAAAGTATGCAGGATTAAATATTGCAAACCCAATAGCCACAATTCTTTCAGGAGCTATGATGCTTAAATATCTAAAAAAAGCAAATTGTGCAGAAAAAATAGAAAAAGCCATTTCTTCTATAATGGAGAAAGGGATATTACCAAAGGATTTAGGCGGAGATTATTCTTTATCTCAAGTAACAGAAGAAATAATAAATAATTGTAACTATTCAGCCACTGATGAAAATAGTCGTAAGAATAGAACACGGATGATACGGATTTAA